TTCTCGAAAATCAGTTCAAGAATCAGCAGAAATATTTTCAGGAACAGGAAAGGTTCATCGAGCGCTTTCGATACAAGGCAACTAAAGCCCGTGCAGTGCAAAGCCGTATTAAATTGCTTGAAAAAATCGAAAAGGTTGAACTTGAAGATGAAGCCCGAAAAATTAAGTTTAAGTTTCCTCCCGCAGTTCATTCAGGAAGGATTCTTATAGAGATTGTAGGTCTTACGAAATCTTACGATTACGAAAAGAATGTTCTCGAAGATGTTGACATTATGATAGAGCGCGGTGAGAAGATTGCCATTGTGGGTAAAAACGGGGCAGGGAAGTCAACCCTCACAAGAATAATCGCAGGTACAGAAAAATATAATTCAGGCGTTGTTAAATACGGGTATAATGCCATACCAAAATACTTTGCACAAAATCAGGCGGATGAAATGAATCCCGACAAAAATGCTCTGGAAATTATGGAAGAAGCAAACAGCACAGAAACACAGGCTGCAATCAGGAACATTCTCGGCGGTTTTCTTTTTCAGGGTGACGATGTGTTTAAGAAGGTCGGAGTACTTTCAGGAGGCGAAAAATCCCGTCTCGCTCTTGCAAAGATGCTTATTGAACCATCCAACCTGCTCATTCTTGACGAGCCCACAAACCACCTTGATATCCGCTCAAAAGAAGTTCTGCAGGAGTCTCTTGCAAAGTATGAAGGTGCAGTAATCATAGTATCTCACGACAGAGAATTCATAGACGGTATCATTCATAAGATTATTGAAGTAAAGAATAAAAGTATTAAAACATACCTCGGAAAATCTTCCGAATACCTGAACGAAATTGAAAGCGATAATGTATTAATAAAAGAAGATATTGAAGAAAAGAAAGAAGTGAAGAATAATTATCAGGTAGGAATAGAAGCAAAGAAGAAGAAGAAAGAATTGAATAAACTTACTTTGCCCGTAAAGAAACGTCTTGCTGCAATCGAATCTGAAATAAAAGAACTCGAGCAGAGGAAAAGTTACCTTGATAACGAAATGAGTAAAACCGATTTTTATAAAGATGCGGATTTTGCAGTTGAAATTAAATTTGAATATCTTGAGATTGCAGACAAGATTGAAAAATTGACTGCCGACTGGGAGTCGGAATCAAATAAGCTTGAAGAATTTAATAAACTATAAAATAAAAAGGAGATGAATTGAAATCATTTGCTAAACTTCTTATCGCTTTATTTGTGCTGTCATTCACTTTGAATGCTTACGCAGATAAAGACCCGTATAAACCATTCGGTGAGGATGAGTTTAAAGTTAACCTGAAATTTAAAGATGACTATAAAAAAGCTCTTAAGGAGTTTAACTACAGGTCCGGAAAGCCCGTGTCATTCTATGTTGACTTCCAACTTGGTGTCGGCTCTACAACACCTAACATTACAACTACTACTGGAACAGTCGTTAAAGAAGAAGCAAAACTCGGTTATACAGTCGGAGGTCTCGTTTACATGAATGTATTCGGACTTTTAAATTTCACGACAGGTCTTTCATTCGACGGAAAAAGTTTTGGCTTCCAGAAACCTTCTGTCTCAGGTTCAACAACTACTGACGCAAGCACAAGCGCTGACACTTCAGCGAAAAGCGGATATCTTCCCGCTAACTATCTGACTATCCCGTTATTCTTAAACATCGGCGGTATGGTTTCTGAAGATGTTGGTCTTTGGTTTACGGGTGGTCCTTACATGGGTTTCTTAATGTCACAGCCCAGCAATACTTATGGAAATATTGGTTATAAAAATTTCGATTTAGGTCTCGATGCAACTCTTACTGCTAACTATGTTTTCCTTTACCCATTCAGCGTTATATTCGGAACAACATTCAAATATGGTGGACTTAATAATCTGATGAGCAGTCAGTCAGTTGAAAAAATCACAACATCAAACTTTACTTTTTTCTCAGGCGTAAGGTTTGCTCTCTAAAATATATTCCGGATTTTAATTAACCCGTTGTTTGTTTTATAAATAACGGGTTTTTTATTAACTTAAAATTCAATAAATGATTATTGGCGATTATAAAATACATTCTATTCAGGCAGGGCTTTTTAAACTCGACGGCGGCTCTATGTTCGGAGTCGTCCCTAAAGTTCTCTGGAATAAGACTAATCCTTCTGACGATTCGAACAGAATTGAAATGTGTACTCGCGTTCTTCTTCTCGAAAGCAATGATAAAAAGATTCTTGTCGATACAGGCATAGGTCATAAGATGTCCGATAAACTGAACAAAATATACGGAGTCGATTATTCCGAATATACACTCGAGAAAGGTCTCGCCAATCTGAACATTAAGCCCGATGATATTACGGACGTAATATTCACTCATCTTCACTTTGATCATGCAGGCGGTGCTACTTTCTTTAACGAGGATAAGAAGCCCGAACTTACTTTTAAGAATGCTGTTTATTACGTTCAGGAAAAACACCTCGACTGGGCTTTGAACCCCTCGGAACGCGATAAAGCAAGCTTCTTCCCCGAGAATTATAAACCTATTATTGAAGCAAAACAAATAAAAGTGTTAAACGAAGTATATAAGTTTGATGACTTTATTACTTTACTTCCTTTGAATGGTCATACGCGAAGCATGCAAATGGTTAAAGTATCCGATGAGGATGAAACTTTCTTGTTTGTTGCTGACCTCATCCCTATGGCTTCGCATATTCCTCTTCCATACATCATGGGCTATGACTTATTTCCTCTGGTTACACTCGAAGAAAAGAGAAAATACCTTAAAGAAATATACGAAAATAACTACACTGTATTTTTCGAGCACGACCCTTATGTTGAAGCAGGTAAGATTTGTTTACACGAGAAGTCTTACTATCTTAAAGAGAAATTCAACATATAGAACAGGTTATATGAAATGAAATTTTCACTCGTTGATTATGTAATCGTTATCGTTTACCTTCTTGCGACAGTGTTTGCAGGCTTATACACTGCCAGAAAACAGAAGACAACTAAAGATTATTTCCTCGGCGGTAAGGAAATGAAGTGGTGGGCTGTAGGCTTTTCCATAGTCGCCAGCGAAACAAGCACTCTGACGTTTATCAGTATTCCCGGTCTTGCGTACAAAAGCGACATGACTTTTATGCAATTAATCATCGGTTACTTTATTGGCCGTCTGCTTGTAACGATAATTTTTATCCCGGCTTATTATAAAGGCGATATTGTAACCGCTTATGATTTCCTCGGACAGCGTTTCGGTCAGAAACTACGAAAACTCACCTCTTCGGTGTTCATTGTTACGAGAGTTCTTGCGTCCGGTGTCAGGCTTTTCGCTACTGCCATTCCCGTTCATATTATTACAGGTCTCGATTATCCCACAAGCATTGCAATCATAGGAATTTTCACTCTGCTTTACACTTACCTCGGAGGAATCAAAGCCGTTGTTTCGATGGACGTTATTCAGTTGTTTATTTATATAGGCGGAGCTATCGCCGCGATGATGGTTGCTATCTATGCGTTGCCGAATGGTGTGAGCGACGTCTTCCATTATGCATCGGTGAACGGGCTCGATAAGTTCAAAGTCTTCAATTTCGATTTTGGCAACAGTTTCTTTATGTTTCTTGCGTCCCCGTACACGATTTTCGGGGGTTTGCTTGGAGGTACTTTCCTGACTATGGCATCACACGGAACAGACCAGCTGCTTGTTCAGCGTCTGCTGGGGTGTAAGAGTAAAAAGGAAAGCCAGAGGGCGCTCATGCTCGATGCTTTGCTTATTGTTTTGCAGTTTGCTTTCTTCATGTTCCTTGGTCTTTGTCTTTATGCGTATTACCACGGTGCCGATTTCAAGTCGTTGATTTTCAGCTCGACAGGTTTGAACCTCGTGTCATCGGATGAAATCTTTCCGAAGTTTATTGTTGAGAACCTTCCATCGGGAATTTCGGGTCTTGTTATAGCAGGTGTGCTTGCGTCGGCTATGGGCACGCTTTCTTCCGCAATCAGCTCGCTTGCGTCGTCAACTTACCTCGATTTGTTTGCAACTGTTAAGTCGGATATGTTCAGATCAAAGGAAATTTTCTGGTCAAAGATATTCACGCTGTTCTGGGGGGTTATTTTGATTGGAGGTGCTATGCTGTTTCGTGATTCAACAAACCCTGTTGTGGAGATTGGTCTTTCGATTGCATCGTTTACGTACGGCGGCTTGCTGGGGGCTTTCTTTCTTGGCTTGTTCTTCAAGCGTGTTAATCAGACTGACGCGATCTGGGGATTTATTTTGAGTATAATTTCTATGGTGTTCGTGATTTACTTCACAACGATTGCTTATACATGGTATGTCATTATTGGAGTTATTGTATCGCTTGCAACAGCTAATATATCTTACTTCTTAAGAAATAAATTCTTGTCTAAAGCTTAGAAGTATGGAGATTGAAAGACCTATTTGCACATATCGCTATTGATGCCCACGTCGACGGGCTTTACACTTACGTCGTGCCCGATTACCTCGCGAACGATTTAAGTATAGGTTCGCGTGTGCTTGTTCCCTTCGGCAACAGGACACTCACGGGTTATGTTATTTCTTTTACAGACAGAGCCGGCGTTGATAATCTAAAACAGGTGCTTTCCGTTCTCGATGCCGAGCCAGTTCTTAATAAAGAGATGATTGATTTTGCCAAATGGATATCAGATTATTATTTATCGCCACTTGGCGAAATAGTCTCCCTGTTTGTTCCTCAGAATATCTCCGTTCACAGTGAAGTTTTCTATTATCTCTCCGCCGAGCATTATAAAAACCTAAACAGATTGAAGAAGCCTAATCCCGTTGTGTACGATGTTGTTAAGGCTATCTCCGCTTCCAAAGGCAAATCATTGACTCGCAAGCAGCTTGAGAAAAAGATTGGTTCAAATCTTTCATATTACATTGAGTATCTTGTTAAGCATAACGTAATTGAGAAGAAACAGTCTTATTCTTCCGTGACGGCGGAGGCATTTACGAAGTACGTAAGAAGAAAGTTTAAGAACAACGATGCGGAGGAGGTCTTCAGGGATAACAAGATAAAGGTTGATAGGCAGAAAGAGTTATTGAAGATGCTCATGGATAATGACAGGATAGAATTAGCCGAGCTCACGAAGAAGTTTAAGTTTTCTGCTTCGACCGTTAATTCGTTATTAAAGAAAGAGCTTCTTGAAGTTTTCGAGGTTAAGAGATTTCGTAAGCCCGCGTCGCTTTTCGAGGAGAAGGAAAAGTATCTTACCCTTAATAGCGAGCAGCAGGTTTGCTTCGAAGAGATTCTTAAGCATGTAACCGAAAGCAAGTTCCAGCCGTTTCTTCTGCATGGCATTACCGGCAGCGGTAAGACGGAGGTTTATATACGCATTTTGCTTGAAGTCATCAAAGCAGGCAAGACGGGTATCGTGCTTGTTCCCGAAATATCCTTAACACCTCAGCTCATTGCAAGGTTTAAGCATAAGTTCGGCGATGTAGTCGGCGTGATACACAGCAAACTTTCCGACGGGGAGCGTCTTGATAATTTTATCGGAATCAGAGAAGGCAAAATTAAGATAGTTATCGGTCCGCGTTCGGCGTTATTCGCTCCTTTGAAGAACATAGGTCTTATAGTTGTTGACGAAGAGCACGAGTCTTCTTACAAACAGGAGAATTCACCGCGATACAATGCCCGCGACATGGCTGTGATTCGGGCAAAGCTGAACAACGCCGTCGTCATTCTTGGCTCTGCGACGCCTTCTGTGGAAAGCTATTACAACGCTAAATCGGGGAAGTATAAACTGCTTAAGCTTACTTCGCGGGCAACCGATGCTTCGCTTCCATACGTAAAGATTATTGATATGAAGAACCTTTCGAGGACCGACGGTTTTCAGAAAGATGATGTCATAGACAAATTAAGGAACAGGTTTCTTTCAAGGGAATTGCTCTATGCCGTAAAGAGCAGGCTTGAAAAGAAGGAAAGCGTTATGCTTTTGCAA
The window above is part of the Ignavibacteria bacterium genome. Proteins encoded here:
- a CDS encoding MBL fold metallo-hydrolase translates to MIIGDYKIHSIQAGLFKLDGGSMFGVVPKVLWNKTNPSDDSNRIEMCTRVLLLESNDKKILVDTGIGHKMSDKLNKIYGVDYSEYTLEKGLANLNIKPDDITDVIFTHLHFDHAGGATFFNEDKKPELTFKNAVYYVQEKHLDWALNPSERDKASFFPENYKPIIEAKQIKVLNEVYKFDDFITLLPLNGHTRSMQMVKVSDEDETFLFVADLIPMASHIPLPYIMGYDLFPLVTLEEKRKYLKEIYENNYTVFFEHDPYVEAGKICLHEKSYYLKEKFNI
- the priA gene encoding primosomal protein N' produces the protein MKDLFAHIAIDAHVDGLYTYVVPDYLANDLSIGSRVLVPFGNRTLTGYVISFTDRAGVDNLKQVLSVLDAEPVLNKEMIDFAKWISDYYLSPLGEIVSLFVPQNISVHSEVFYYLSAEHYKNLNRLKKPNPVVYDVVKAISASKGKSLTRKQLEKKIGSNLSYYIEYLVKHNVIEKKQSYSSVTAEAFTKYVRRKFKNNDAEEVFRDNKIKVDRQKELLKMLMDNDRIELAELTKKFKFSASTVNSLLKKELLEVFEVKRFRKPASLFEEKEKYLTLNSEQQVCFEEILKHVTESKFQPFLLHGITGSGKTEVYIRILLEVIKAGKTGIVLVPEISLTPQLIARFKHKFGDVVGVIHSKLSDGERLDNFIGIREGKIKIVIGPRSALFAPLKNIGLIVVDEEHESSYKQENSPRYNARDMAVIRAKLNNAVVILGSATPSVESYYNAKSGKYKLLKLTSRATDASLPYVKIIDMKNLSRTDGFQKDDVIDKLRNRFLSRELLYAVKSRLEKKESVMLLQNRRGYHSYIECIVCGHVELCNRCNISLTYHKNIDYLKCHICGFTEKKITSCPECGGTKLVEGGAGTEKIEEELNVVFPNARIERMDSDTMTSKYKYQKVLNEFAKGEIDILVGTQIISKGLDFPNVTLVGVVNADIGMLLPDFRAEEKTFQLLTQVAGRSGRSDKRGEVYIQTRHYEYKLFDNVREHSYDGFYHSTIKTREEAGFPPFSRIALIEVKSKVYEESKQAAIEIYDLLKGFKHSKYLFVGSVVQPLISKIKDKHRFHVIVKSSKKTDPSGRLLIDAFRHVKENIKHIKSVKITYDIDSYSFI
- a CDS encoding sodium:solute symporter yields the protein MKFSLVDYVIVIVYLLATVFAGLYTARKQKTTKDYFLGGKEMKWWAVGFSIVASETSTLTFISIPGLAYKSDMTFMQLIIGYFIGRLLVTIIFIPAYYKGDIVTAYDFLGQRFGQKLRKLTSSVFIVTRVLASGVRLFATAIPVHIITGLDYPTSIAIIGIFTLLYTYLGGIKAVVSMDVIQLFIYIGGAIAAMMVAIYALPNGVSDVFHYASVNGLDKFKVFNFDFGNSFFMFLASPYTIFGGLLGGTFLTMASHGTDQLLVQRLLGCKSKKESQRALMLDALLIVLQFAFFMFLGLCLYAYYHGADFKSLIFSSTGLNLVSSDEIFPKFIVENLPSGISGLVIAGVLASAMGTLSSAISSLASSTYLDLFATVKSDMFRSKEIFWSKIFTLFWGVILIGGAMLFRDSTNPVVEIGLSIASFTYGGLLGAFFLGLFFKRVNQTDAIWGFILSIISMVFVIYFTTIAYTWYVIIGVIVSLATANISYFLRNKFLSKA
- a CDS encoding ABC-F family ATP-binding cassette domain-containing protein yields the protein MVILENISVSFGTRKLLDDVSLRLGGKDRVSLVGVNGAGKSTLLKIIAGQFNQDSGKLIKSQHSTIGYLPQETVRLKGKKLFDEVYDSVEDIKNIEDEIRQIETEMKLFDNTESEDYFDLLTTYSELQDRFSLLEGHKLKSQVEKVVIGLGFEEDEFDKDVETFSGGWQMRIELSKLLLQNPTVLLLDEPTNHLDFESLIWFERYLINYKGAIVVVSHDKEFLNNISSKTIEIHNGDMNTYSGNYNFYVAEKAKRKELLENQFKNQQKYFQEQERFIERFRYKATKARAVQSRIKLLEKIEKVELEDEARKIKFKFPPAVHSGRILIEIVGLTKSYDYEKNVLEDVDIMIERGEKIAIVGKNGAGKSTLTRIIAGTEKYNSGVVKYGYNAIPKYFAQNQADEMNPDKNALEIMEEANSTETQAAIRNILGGFLFQGDDVFKKVGVLSGGEKSRLALAKMLIEPSNLLILDEPTNHLDIRSKEVLQESLAKYEGAVIIVSHDREFIDGIIHKIIEVKNKSIKTYLGKSSEYLNEIESDNVLIKEDIEEKKEVKNNYQVGIEAKKKKKELNKLTLPVKKRLAAIESEIKELEQRKSYLDNEMSKTDFYKDADFAVEIKFEYLEIADKIEKLTADWESESNKLEEFNKL